The Rhinoderma darwinii isolate aRhiDar2 chromosome 8, aRhiDar2.hap1, whole genome shotgun sequence genome has a window encoding:
- the CCDC22 gene encoding coiled-coil domain-containing protein 22 isoform X2, whose translation MEEVDRILIHTLRTCGTEIPEEVQSVRQFNTELIVEAVVRCLRVINPSVGSNLSHILPPGMSARFRIGTSLAQACQDLGYTGEVGYQTFLYSSEPDIRALLIFLAEKLPRHSHEDAHQPAGKSAVLQREIATKIKQQLSFPWLPPSCRTTAAKRSQSLCRLHSFHAQALSLAGDSSSKSIPPERKEYWERYLPFVSTQLPHAYSLAASLLERNTSDLSAVQEWEAEWKSQGLASRLSPEEYRSRKRQRLQKRIQDQLHQCSQQLSENHVPGPSTQDLVDMLKAFSVEGGVDQNKGSRFTHAQKFTHQQDPQVLTEQMQRAAESLPKKDTQDAQAEQEELSSLQQQIEHMERDIQTLSESTKLLHLTITQVEEEAGKLQQHSDEKETVVKVKKRAVELLPDAENNLAKLQAMVDSSNQRMANLVGQWESHRVRLVYEHRELRKLQQEKEDESSRWMKDVRDLYDKIRAAADEARRKEDLYKQLVSEYESLPKDVSRAAYTQRILEIVSNIKKQKEDITKILSDTKDLQKEINNLTGKVDRTFVVTDELVFKDAKKDEPVRKVYKYLAALHENCSQLIQTIEDMGTILREIRDLEEQIETEAAKKTLSNLQKILEDYKAIKQENALLLGRMRET comes from the exons ATGGAGGAGGTGGACCGGATCCTCATTCACACGCTGAGGACTTGTGGCAC AGAAATCCCAGAAGAGGTCCAGAGTGTCCGTCAGTTCAACACTGAACTCATAGTTGAAGCTGTGGTGAGATGTCTGCGTGTAATAAACCCGTCTGTGGGATCCAACCTCAGTCACATCCTGCCCCCAGGGATGTCGGCTCGCTTCCGTATAGGCACCAGCCTGGCGCAGGCCTGTCAG GACCTGGGATATACTGGGGAAGTCGGTTACCAGACTTTTCTATACAGCAGCGAGCCGGATATTCGAGCACTTTTGATTTTCCTGGCTGAGAAACTTCCAAGACATTCCCATGAAGATGCTCATCAACCAGCAG GTAAATCTGCAGTGCTACAGAGGGAGATTGCCACCAAGATAAAGCAACAGCTCTCTTTTCCATGGCTGCCACCATCTTGCCGAACAACAGCTGCAAAACGTTCTCAA AGTTTATGCCGGTTGCATAGTTTTCACGCGCAAGCCTTGTCCCTTGCTGGAGATTCTTCATCCAAATCCATACCCCCTG AACGTAAGGAGTATTGGGAGAGATACCTGCCTTTTGTTAGCACACAGCTGCCTCACGCCTACTCTTTAGCAGCCTCGCTACTTGAGAGAAACACATCTGACCTCAGTGCCGTTCAGGAGTGGGAGGCTGAGTGGAAAAGCCAAGGTCTTGCCTCTCGTTTGTCTCCTGAG GAGTACCGCAGCAGGAAACGCCAGCGTTTGCAGAAACGGATACAGGATCAGCTCCACCAATGCAGCCAGCAGCTTTCTGAGAATCACGTTCCAGGACCATCCACGCAAGATCTTGTGGATATGCTGAAAGCCTTCTCCGTGGAAGGGGGGGTGGATCAAAACAAAGGTTCCAGGTTCACCCATGCTCAGAAATTCACCCACCAACAG GACCCTCAAGTATTGACAGAACAGATGCAAAGAGCGGCTGAAAGTCTTCCCAAAAAGGACACACAG GATGCACAAGCAGAGCAGGAAGAACTGTCTTCTCTGCAGCAGCAAATCGAGCATATGGAACGAGATATCCAAACCCTATCTGAGAGCACCAAGCTTCTTCATCTCACTATCACTCAG GTAGAGGAAGAGGCGGGTAAACTCCAGCAGCACAGTGATGAGAAAGAGACCGTGGTGAAAGTGAAAAAGAGAGCGGTGGAATTACTGCCGGATGCAGAAAATAATCTCGCCAAGTTACAG GCTATGGTAGATAGCAGTAACCAGCGCATGGCAAACCTTGTAGGACAGTGGGAGTCTCATCGTGTGCGGCTAGTGTATGAACACAGAGAGTTGAGGAAACTCCAGCAGGAAAAAGAG GACGAATCTTCACGCTGGATGAAAGACGTCCGAGATTTATACGACAAAATTCGAGCTGCAGCTGATGAAGCCAGACGCAAGGAAGACCTGTACAAACAGCTG GTTTCTGAGTATGAGTCTCTGCCTAAGGACGTCTCCCGTGCTGCCTATACCCAACGCATCTTAGAGATTGTAAGCAATATTAAGAAGCAAAAGGAAGACATCACCAAG ATCCTTTCGGACACTAAAGATCTGCAGAAGGAGATAAATAATCTGACTGGAAAAGTTGACCGGACATTTGTAGTGACTGATGAGCTTGTGTTTAAG GATGCCAAGAAAGATGAACCAGTCAGAAAGGTCTACAAATACCTGGCTGCCTTACATGAG
- the CCDC22 gene encoding coiled-coil domain-containing protein 22 isoform X3 has translation MTSRMFDGEIPEEVQSVRQFNTELIVEAVVRCLRVINPSVGSNLSHILPPGMSARFRIGTSLAQACQDLGYTGEVGYQTFLYSSEPDIRALLIFLAEKLPRHSHEDAHQPAGKSAVLQREIATKIKQQLSFPWLPPSCRTTAAKRSQSLCRLHSFHAQALSLAGDSSSKSIPPERKEYWERYLPFVSTQLPHAYSLAASLLERNTSDLSAVQEWEAEWKSQGLASRLSPEEYRSRKRQRLQKRIQDQLHQCSQQLSENHVPGPSTQDLVDMLKAFSVEGGVDQNKGSRFTHAQKFTHQQDPQVLTEQMQRAAESLPKKDTQDAQAEQEELSSLQQQIEHMERDIQTLSESTKLLHLTITQVEEEAGKLQQHSDEKETVVKVKKRAVELLPDAENNLAKLQAMVDSSNQRMANLVGQWESHRVRLVYEHRELRKLQQEKEDESSRWMKDVRDLYDKIRAAADEARRKEDLYKQLVSEYESLPKDVSRAAYTQRILEIVSNIKKQKEDITKILSDTKDLQKEINNLTGKVDRTFVVTDELVFKDAKKDEPVRKVYKYLAALHENCSQLIQTIEDMGTILREIRDLEEQIETEAAKKTLSNLQKILEDYKAIKQENALLLGRMRET, from the exons ATGACATCTAGAATGTTTGATGG AGAAATCCCAGAAGAGGTCCAGAGTGTCCGTCAGTTCAACACTGAACTCATAGTTGAAGCTGTGGTGAGATGTCTGCGTGTAATAAACCCGTCTGTGGGATCCAACCTCAGTCACATCCTGCCCCCAGGGATGTCGGCTCGCTTCCGTATAGGCACCAGCCTGGCGCAGGCCTGTCAG GACCTGGGATATACTGGGGAAGTCGGTTACCAGACTTTTCTATACAGCAGCGAGCCGGATATTCGAGCACTTTTGATTTTCCTGGCTGAGAAACTTCCAAGACATTCCCATGAAGATGCTCATCAACCAGCAG GTAAATCTGCAGTGCTACAGAGGGAGATTGCCACCAAGATAAAGCAACAGCTCTCTTTTCCATGGCTGCCACCATCTTGCCGAACAACAGCTGCAAAACGTTCTCAA AGTTTATGCCGGTTGCATAGTTTTCACGCGCAAGCCTTGTCCCTTGCTGGAGATTCTTCATCCAAATCCATACCCCCTG AACGTAAGGAGTATTGGGAGAGATACCTGCCTTTTGTTAGCACACAGCTGCCTCACGCCTACTCTTTAGCAGCCTCGCTACTTGAGAGAAACACATCTGACCTCAGTGCCGTTCAGGAGTGGGAGGCTGAGTGGAAAAGCCAAGGTCTTGCCTCTCGTTTGTCTCCTGAG GAGTACCGCAGCAGGAAACGCCAGCGTTTGCAGAAACGGATACAGGATCAGCTCCACCAATGCAGCCAGCAGCTTTCTGAGAATCACGTTCCAGGACCATCCACGCAAGATCTTGTGGATATGCTGAAAGCCTTCTCCGTGGAAGGGGGGGTGGATCAAAACAAAGGTTCCAGGTTCACCCATGCTCAGAAATTCACCCACCAACAG GACCCTCAAGTATTGACAGAACAGATGCAAAGAGCGGCTGAAAGTCTTCCCAAAAAGGACACACAG GATGCACAAGCAGAGCAGGAAGAACTGTCTTCTCTGCAGCAGCAAATCGAGCATATGGAACGAGATATCCAAACCCTATCTGAGAGCACCAAGCTTCTTCATCTCACTATCACTCAG GTAGAGGAAGAGGCGGGTAAACTCCAGCAGCACAGTGATGAGAAAGAGACCGTGGTGAAAGTGAAAAAGAGAGCGGTGGAATTACTGCCGGATGCAGAAAATAATCTCGCCAAGTTACAG GCTATGGTAGATAGCAGTAACCAGCGCATGGCAAACCTTGTAGGACAGTGGGAGTCTCATCGTGTGCGGCTAGTGTATGAACACAGAGAGTTGAGGAAACTCCAGCAGGAAAAAGAG GACGAATCTTCACGCTGGATGAAAGACGTCCGAGATTTATACGACAAAATTCGAGCTGCAGCTGATGAAGCCAGACGCAAGGAAGACCTGTACAAACAGCTG GTTTCTGAGTATGAGTCTCTGCCTAAGGACGTCTCCCGTGCTGCCTATACCCAACGCATCTTAGAGATTGTAAGCAATATTAAGAAGCAAAAGGAAGACATCACCAAG ATCCTTTCGGACACTAAAGATCTGCAGAAGGAGATAAATAATCTGACTGGAAAAGTTGACCGGACATTTGTAGTGACTGATGAGCTTGTGTTTAAG GATGCCAAGAAAGATGAACCAGTCAGAAAGGTCTACAAATACCTGGCTGCCTTACATGAG
- the CCDC22 gene encoding coiled-coil domain-containing protein 22 isoform X1 — protein sequence MWTVMLIWLAIKSRIGNFTHKPEGLPGNMTNPEIPEEVQSVRQFNTELIVEAVVRCLRVINPSVGSNLSHILPPGMSARFRIGTSLAQACQDLGYTGEVGYQTFLYSSEPDIRALLIFLAEKLPRHSHEDAHQPAGKSAVLQREIATKIKQQLSFPWLPPSCRTTAAKRSQSLCRLHSFHAQALSLAGDSSSKSIPPERKEYWERYLPFVSTQLPHAYSLAASLLERNTSDLSAVQEWEAEWKSQGLASRLSPEEYRSRKRQRLQKRIQDQLHQCSQQLSENHVPGPSTQDLVDMLKAFSVEGGVDQNKGSRFTHAQKFTHQQDPQVLTEQMQRAAESLPKKDTQDAQAEQEELSSLQQQIEHMERDIQTLSESTKLLHLTITQVEEEAGKLQQHSDEKETVVKVKKRAVELLPDAENNLAKLQAMVDSSNQRMANLVGQWESHRVRLVYEHRELRKLQQEKEDESSRWMKDVRDLYDKIRAAADEARRKEDLYKQLVSEYESLPKDVSRAAYTQRILEIVSNIKKQKEDITKILSDTKDLQKEINNLTGKVDRTFVVTDELVFKDAKKDEPVRKVYKYLAALHENCSQLIQTIEDMGTILREIRDLEEQIETEAAKKTLSNLQKILEDYKAIKQENALLLGRMRET from the exons atgtggacagtgatgttaatTTGGTTAGCCATAAAATCAAGAATTGGCAATTTCACACATAAACCTGAAGGACTGCCTGGCAACATGACGAACCC AGAAATCCCAGAAGAGGTCCAGAGTGTCCGTCAGTTCAACACTGAACTCATAGTTGAAGCTGTGGTGAGATGTCTGCGTGTAATAAACCCGTCTGTGGGATCCAACCTCAGTCACATCCTGCCCCCAGGGATGTCGGCTCGCTTCCGTATAGGCACCAGCCTGGCGCAGGCCTGTCAG GACCTGGGATATACTGGGGAAGTCGGTTACCAGACTTTTCTATACAGCAGCGAGCCGGATATTCGAGCACTTTTGATTTTCCTGGCTGAGAAACTTCCAAGACATTCCCATGAAGATGCTCATCAACCAGCAG GTAAATCTGCAGTGCTACAGAGGGAGATTGCCACCAAGATAAAGCAACAGCTCTCTTTTCCATGGCTGCCACCATCTTGCCGAACAACAGCTGCAAAACGTTCTCAA AGTTTATGCCGGTTGCATAGTTTTCACGCGCAAGCCTTGTCCCTTGCTGGAGATTCTTCATCCAAATCCATACCCCCTG AACGTAAGGAGTATTGGGAGAGATACCTGCCTTTTGTTAGCACACAGCTGCCTCACGCCTACTCTTTAGCAGCCTCGCTACTTGAGAGAAACACATCTGACCTCAGTGCCGTTCAGGAGTGGGAGGCTGAGTGGAAAAGCCAAGGTCTTGCCTCTCGTTTGTCTCCTGAG GAGTACCGCAGCAGGAAACGCCAGCGTTTGCAGAAACGGATACAGGATCAGCTCCACCAATGCAGCCAGCAGCTTTCTGAGAATCACGTTCCAGGACCATCCACGCAAGATCTTGTGGATATGCTGAAAGCCTTCTCCGTGGAAGGGGGGGTGGATCAAAACAAAGGTTCCAGGTTCACCCATGCTCAGAAATTCACCCACCAACAG GACCCTCAAGTATTGACAGAACAGATGCAAAGAGCGGCTGAAAGTCTTCCCAAAAAGGACACACAG GATGCACAAGCAGAGCAGGAAGAACTGTCTTCTCTGCAGCAGCAAATCGAGCATATGGAACGAGATATCCAAACCCTATCTGAGAGCACCAAGCTTCTTCATCTCACTATCACTCAG GTAGAGGAAGAGGCGGGTAAACTCCAGCAGCACAGTGATGAGAAAGAGACCGTGGTGAAAGTGAAAAAGAGAGCGGTGGAATTACTGCCGGATGCAGAAAATAATCTCGCCAAGTTACAG GCTATGGTAGATAGCAGTAACCAGCGCATGGCAAACCTTGTAGGACAGTGGGAGTCTCATCGTGTGCGGCTAGTGTATGAACACAGAGAGTTGAGGAAACTCCAGCAGGAAAAAGAG GACGAATCTTCACGCTGGATGAAAGACGTCCGAGATTTATACGACAAAATTCGAGCTGCAGCTGATGAAGCCAGACGCAAGGAAGACCTGTACAAACAGCTG GTTTCTGAGTATGAGTCTCTGCCTAAGGACGTCTCCCGTGCTGCCTATACCCAACGCATCTTAGAGATTGTAAGCAATATTAAGAAGCAAAAGGAAGACATCACCAAG ATCCTTTCGGACACTAAAGATCTGCAGAAGGAGATAAATAATCTGACTGGAAAAGTTGACCGGACATTTGTAGTGACTGATGAGCTTGTGTTTAAG GATGCCAAGAAAGATGAACCAGTCAGAAAGGTCTACAAATACCTGGCTGCCTTACATGAG